One Manihot esculenta cultivar AM560-2 chromosome 18, M.esculenta_v8, whole genome shotgun sequence genomic window carries:
- the LOC110605982 gene encoding amino acid transporter AVT6A isoform X1, producing the protein MTVMSNDRKYRRSTRSPLLPLKHDGYEPLEVGFGGASFSGAVFNLSTTIVGAGIMALPATVKQLGLIPGIIMIVLGAMLTESSIDMILRFGKASKSSTYSGVVADAFGGLGRTLIQMCIVINNLGMLIVYMIIIGDVLAGTLSDGVHHSGVMEKWLGQHWLTSRSFLLLLTTLLVFSPLISFKRVDSLRYTSALSVGLAIVFVAITAGVAIVKLIEGSIRMPRLMPEISDQASFWKLFTVIPVLVTAYICHHNIHPIENELVDPTQMKSIVRTSLTLCSSVYIATSLFGVLLFGDQTLDDVLANFDGDLGIPYSSLLDDVVRVSYGIHLMLVFPIVFFSLRLNLDGLLFPYAIPIACDNKRFFLITAALMGFIFVGANFVPNIWDAFQFTGATAAIAVGFIFPAAIALRDTHGIATKNDRLKSWVMILLAVSCSTAAICSDIYSIFNFENEIGR; encoded by the exons ATGACTGTAATGTCCAACGATCGAAAATACCGCCGGAGTACCAGGAGTCCTCTCCTTCCTCTAAAGCACGATGGCTACGAGCCTCTCGAGGTAGGCTTCGGTGGCGCTTCATTCTCTGGCGCCGTTTTTAACCTATCCACCACCATCGTTGGTGCCGGAATCATGGCCCTTCCGGCCACCGTGAAGCAACTAGGGCTAATTCCAGGTATTATAATGATCGTGCTGGGAGCCATGTTAACGGAGTCTTCCATCGACATGATCCTAAGATTCGGTAAAGCTTCCAAGTCCTCCACGTATTCCGGTGTCGTCGCGGACGCGTTCGGCGGGCTCGGCCGCACTCTCATCCAAATGTGCATTGTCATTAACAACCTCGGCATGCTCATCGTATACATGATCATAATCG GTGATGTGTTAGCCGGGACGTTGTCAGATGGGGTCCACCATTCGGGTGTTATGGAAAAATGGTTGGGTCAACATTGGTTGACTTCGCGTTCTTTCTTGCTACTGCTAACCACGCTGCTTGTGTTCTCTCCCCTCATTTCATTCAAACGCGTTG ATTCATTGAGATACACGTCAGCATTATCGGTGGGGCTTGCTATTGTATTTGTGGCAATCACTGCAGGAGTGGCAATTGTAAAATTAATAGAAGGAAGTATCAGAATGCCACGTTTGATGCCTGAAATCAGTGATCAAGCATCTTTCTGGAAACTTTTTACAGTTATACCTGTTTTGGTCACTGCTTATATATGCCACCACAACA TTCACCCTATAGAGAATGAACTGGTTGATCCCACCCAGATGAAGTCAATAGTGAGAACATCCCTTACATTGTGCTCTTCTGTCTATATCGCTACCAGCTTGTTTGGAGTTCTTCTCTTTGGTGACCAAACACTGGACGATGTGCTTGCCAATTTTGATGGTGATCTTGGAATTCCATATAGTTCACTGCTTGATGATGTGGTTAGAGTGAGCTATGGCATCCACCTGATGCTTGTCTTCCCAATTGTGTTTTTCTCCCTTCGCCTTAACCTGGATGGTCTTCTCTTTCCATATGCCATTCCTATTGCATGTGATAACAAGAGATTCTTCTTAATAACTGCAGCTTTAATGGGATTTATCTTTGTGGGGGCCAATTTTGTGCCTAACATCTGGGATGCTTTCCAGTTCACCGGAGCAACAGCTGCAATCGCTGTTGGTTTCATCTTTCCAGCAGCCATTGCTCTAAG GGACACCCATGGAATTGCAACAAAAAATGACAGGCTAAAATCATGGGTGATGATACTATTGGCTGTCTCATGCAGTACAGCGGCCATCTGTAGTGATATTTACAGCATTTTCAACTTCGAAAATGAAATTGGAAGGTGA
- the LOC110605981 gene encoding uncharacterized protein LOC110605981 isoform X2, translating to MEQNITGPVHLKSREKKLKFMNTPAERQLPAAIMDFKSSEISSWKEALSAYPARIQSLNKPNLVSLDQFYRVQLPSLLHQRNPHPYITTSELSKLMQWKLSRGKWRPRLLDFVSSLDEELVKSASQKAFESLPDLSKAVSELSVLKGVGPATASAVLAAYAPDVAPFMSDEAMEAALGSSKDYTLKQYLLFTDKLLRKSKMVAVLP from the exons ATGGAACAGAACATCACTGGCCCAGTCCACCTGAAAAGCAGAGAGAAGAAGCTAAAATTTATGAACACTCCGGCGGAGCGGCAACTGCCAGCGGCGATTATGGATTTTAAGAGCTCCGAAATCAGCTCCTGGAAGGAGGCCCTCTCTGCTTACCCAGCTCGCATACAATCTCTCAACAAACCCAACCTCGTCTCTCTCGATCAGTTCTACCGTGTCCAACTTCCCTCTCTCCTCCATCAGCGAAACCCTCACCCATATATAACCACTTCTGAGCTCTCCAAGCTCATGCAATGGAAGCTTTCCCGTGGAAAATGGAG GCCCCGCTTGCTGGACTTCGTCTCGTCCTTGGACGAGGAGTTAGTGAAATCTGCTTCTCAAAAGGCGTTTGAATCGCTTCCTGATTTATCAAAAGCTGTTTCTGAGCTTTCGGTTTTGAAAGGCGTCGGTCCGGCAACTGCCTCCGCCGTTTTGGCTGCCTATGCGCCTGATGTCGCACCTTTCATGTCTGATGAG GCTATGGAGGCAGCTCTGGGCTCCTCTAAGGATTATACGTTGAAGCAATATCTTTTATTCACGGATAAGCTACTACGTAAATCTAAG ATGGTAGCTGTTTTACCATGA
- the LOC110605982 gene encoding amino acid transporter AVT6B isoform X2 produces the protein MTVMSNDRKYRRSTRSPLLPLKHDGYEPLEVGFGGASFSGAVFNLSTTIVGAGIMALPATVKQLGLIPGIIMIVLGAMLTESSIDMILRFGKASKSSTYSGVVADAFGGLGRTLIQMCIVINNLGMLIVYMIIIGDVLAGTLSDGVHHSGVMEKWLGQHWLTSRSFLLLLTTLLVFSPLISFKRVVHPIENELVDPTQMKSIVRTSLTLCSSVYIATSLFGVLLFGDQTLDDVLANFDGDLGIPYSSLLDDVVRVSYGIHLMLVFPIVFFSLRLNLDGLLFPYAIPIACDNKRFFLITAALMGFIFVGANFVPNIWDAFQFTGATAAIAVGFIFPAAIALRDTHGIATKNDRLKSWVMILLAVSCSTAAICSDIYSIFNFENEIGR, from the exons ATGACTGTAATGTCCAACGATCGAAAATACCGCCGGAGTACCAGGAGTCCTCTCCTTCCTCTAAAGCACGATGGCTACGAGCCTCTCGAGGTAGGCTTCGGTGGCGCTTCATTCTCTGGCGCCGTTTTTAACCTATCCACCACCATCGTTGGTGCCGGAATCATGGCCCTTCCGGCCACCGTGAAGCAACTAGGGCTAATTCCAGGTATTATAATGATCGTGCTGGGAGCCATGTTAACGGAGTCTTCCATCGACATGATCCTAAGATTCGGTAAAGCTTCCAAGTCCTCCACGTATTCCGGTGTCGTCGCGGACGCGTTCGGCGGGCTCGGCCGCACTCTCATCCAAATGTGCATTGTCATTAACAACCTCGGCATGCTCATCGTATACATGATCATAATCG GTGATGTGTTAGCCGGGACGTTGTCAGATGGGGTCCACCATTCGGGTGTTATGGAAAAATGGTTGGGTCAACATTGGTTGACTTCGCGTTCTTTCTTGCTACTGCTAACCACGCTGCTTGTGTTCTCTCCCCTCATTTCATTCAAACGCGTTG TTCACCCTATAGAGAATGAACTGGTTGATCCCACCCAGATGAAGTCAATAGTGAGAACATCCCTTACATTGTGCTCTTCTGTCTATATCGCTACCAGCTTGTTTGGAGTTCTTCTCTTTGGTGACCAAACACTGGACGATGTGCTTGCCAATTTTGATGGTGATCTTGGAATTCCATATAGTTCACTGCTTGATGATGTGGTTAGAGTGAGCTATGGCATCCACCTGATGCTTGTCTTCCCAATTGTGTTTTTCTCCCTTCGCCTTAACCTGGATGGTCTTCTCTTTCCATATGCCATTCCTATTGCATGTGATAACAAGAGATTCTTCTTAATAACTGCAGCTTTAATGGGATTTATCTTTGTGGGGGCCAATTTTGTGCCTAACATCTGGGATGCTTTCCAGTTCACCGGAGCAACAGCTGCAATCGCTGTTGGTTTCATCTTTCCAGCAGCCATTGCTCTAAG GGACACCCATGGAATTGCAACAAAAAATGACAGGCTAAAATCATGGGTGATGATACTATTGGCTGTCTCATGCAGTACAGCGGCCATCTGTAGTGATATTTACAGCATTTTCAACTTCGAAAATGAAATTGGAAGGTGA
- the LOC110605981 gene encoding uncharacterized protein LOC110605981 isoform X1 yields the protein MEQNITGPVHLKSREKKLKFMNTPAERQLPAAIMDFKSSEISSWKEALSAYPARIQSLNKPNLVSLDQFYRVQLPSLLHQRNPHPYITTSELSKLMQWKLSRGKWRPRLLDFVSSLDEELVKSASQKAFESLPDLSKAVSELSVLKGVGPATASAVLAAYAPDVAPFMSDEAMEAALGSSKDYTLKQYLLFTDKLLRKSKELSSNGESFTVSDVERALWSFAVWSKLLVSQPDPNSKSNTGKDSKRKRKR from the exons ATGGAACAGAACATCACTGGCCCAGTCCACCTGAAAAGCAGAGAGAAGAAGCTAAAATTTATGAACACTCCGGCGGAGCGGCAACTGCCAGCGGCGATTATGGATTTTAAGAGCTCCGAAATCAGCTCCTGGAAGGAGGCCCTCTCTGCTTACCCAGCTCGCATACAATCTCTCAACAAACCCAACCTCGTCTCTCTCGATCAGTTCTACCGTGTCCAACTTCCCTCTCTCCTCCATCAGCGAAACCCTCACCCATATATAACCACTTCTGAGCTCTCCAAGCTCATGCAATGGAAGCTTTCCCGTGGAAAATGGAG GCCCCGCTTGCTGGACTTCGTCTCGTCCTTGGACGAGGAGTTAGTGAAATCTGCTTCTCAAAAGGCGTTTGAATCGCTTCCTGATTTATCAAAAGCTGTTTCTGAGCTTTCGGTTTTGAAAGGCGTCGGTCCGGCAACTGCCTCCGCCGTTTTGGCTGCCTATGCGCCTGATGTCGCACCTTTCATGTCTGATGAG GCTATGGAGGCAGCTCTGGGCTCCTCTAAGGATTATACGTTGAAGCAATATCTTTTATTCACGGATAAGCTACTACGTAAATCTAAG gaattaagTTCAAATGGGGAGTCCTTCACGGTATCAGATGTAGAAAGGGCCTTATGGAGTTTTGCTGTGTGGTCCAAGCTGCTAGTTTCACAACCTGATCCAAACTCGAAGAGTAATACAGGCAAAGACAGcaagaggaaaagaaaacgTTGA